A single Ammospiza caudacuta isolate bAmmCau1 chromosome 6, bAmmCau1.pri, whole genome shotgun sequence DNA region contains:
- the SLC35C1 gene encoding GDP-fucose transporter 1, giving the protein MSRAQLTRTGILRMALGGGGGADPLLPAEGGGDRRAPFLLRALRIAVVVCLYWFTSIAMVFLNKYLLDSPSLRLDAPLFVTFFQCALTAALCLGLSLGAACGPPCAGLPALRLDPKVSRSVLPLSAVFIGMVTSNNLCLKHVGVAFYNVGRSLTTVFNVLLSYLLLKQTTSLYALLACGVIIGGFWLGVDQEGAEGTLSWTGIFFGILASLCVSLNAIYTKKVLPVVDGSIWHLTFYNNVNACVLFFPLMVLLGEFRTLYHFDKLGSPSFWGMMTLGGVFGFAIGYVTGLQIKFTSPLTHNVSGTAKACAQTVLAVIYFEETKSFLWWTSNLMVLGGSFAYTWVKGLEMRKVQEDPNVKSGERNDTGV; this is encoded by the exons ATGAGCAGAGCGCAGCTGACGCGGACGGGGATCCTGCGGATGGCGCtgggcggcggaggcggcgctGACCCGCTGCTGCCGGCGGAGGGCGGCGGGGACCGGCGGGCGCCCTTCCTGCTGCGGGCGCTGCGCATCGCCGTGGTGGTCTGCCTCTACTGGTTCACCTCCATCGCCATGGTCTTCCTCAACAAGTACCTGCTGGACAGCCCCTCGCTGCGCCTCGACGCCCCCCTCTTCGTTACCTTCTTCCAGTGCGCCCTCACGGCCGCGCTCTGCCTGGGCCTCAGCCTGGGGGCGGCCTGTGGGCCCCCCTGCGCCGGCCTGCCCGCCCTCCGCCTCGACCCCAAGGTGTCCCGCAGCGTCCTGCCCCTCTCCGCCGTCTTCATCGGCATGGTCACCTCCAACAACCTCTGCCTCAAGCATGTCGGCGTGGCCTTCTACAACGTGGGGCGCTCCCTAACCACCGTGTTCAACGTGCTGCTCTCCTACCTCCTCCTCAAGCAGACCACCTCCCTCTATGCCCTTCTGGCCTGCGGAGTCATCATAG GTGGCTTCTGGCTGGGTGTTGaccaggaaggagcagagggtaCTCTGTCATGGACAGGTATATTCTTTGGGATCTTGGCAAGCCTTTGTGTCTCTCTCAATGCCATCTACACCAAGAAAGTGCTGCCTGTGGTGGATGGTAGCATCTGGCATCTGACCTTCTACAACAACGTCAACGCTTGTGTCCTGTTCTTCCCGCTGATGGTGCTGCTGGGCGAGTTCCGCACCCTCTACCACTTTGACAAGCTGGGGAGCCCCAGTTTTTGGGGCATGATGACCTTGGGGGGAGTGTTTGGCTTTGCCATTGGGTATGTGACTGGACTTCAGATTAAGTTCACTAGCCCACTCACCCACAACGTGTCTGGGACAGCCAAGGCCTGTGCACAAACAGTGCTGGCTGTTATCTACTTTGAGGAGACAAAGAGCTTCTTGTGGTGGACGAGTAACTTGATGGTTCTGGGGGGCTCCTTTGCCTACACGTGGGTGAAAGGACTGGAAATGAGAAAGGTGCAAGAGGATCCTAATGTCAAAAGTGGTGAAAGAAATGACACTGGTGTGTAG